The genomic segment CCCCCCACTTTCAGCGGGGGCTGACAGTACTGCCAAGAAGCAGTCCGACGGAGTGCTATTGAGCGCCTGAACGAGCACCTTGGCCTCAACGAACGCAGCTTATGCAACAGGCGACTCGCGGAAATCGCTTTACTTCACGCAGGGGTCGAATCAGGCGTATTGATCGATCAATCTGACTACAGAATCCGCGGATTTTCTAGTATCGCTTGAGCTGTCGGACTCATCAGCGGCAACAGCACCAGTACCTGAGGAGCCGGATGCCCCTCTTTCATCACCCTGCTGCTGGCCTTGCTCGGATACGTTCACATCCACTTGGGTCATACCCTGTTCGGCGAGCATTTCTCTGAGCCTGAAGGCGTTCTGATCCAACGCTTCACGCACCACTGGCTGCTGACTGGAGAAAGTGATGTGCGCCTGATCGTTCTGCACGCTCACTCTCACCTGTACGGGGCCCAGATCCGGCGGATCTAACCGCAGCTCTGCAGAGGTAATATTTTGGCGTGCCATCCACAGTACTTTTTGCCCCACCGCATCCCCCCAGGCACCTGTACCAAAACGTGTGCCCAGTTGACTCTGCAGTACCGGCGCCTGTTCGCTACTGGCTGAAAGCTTCTGTGCCGCACTCAACATCGCGGGTACATTAGTGGTTGAAGCAGCGGCCTCATCATTGCCACGCGCCGAAAACAGATTGTGAAGTTTGGCAATTTCAGCAAACTTTCCTTGCTCGGAAGCTTTCACCGATTCCAACAACTTTCCTGATTCCAGCGATAAATCCAGGCCATCTGGGCCTTGCTCCGTTGCGGTTAACTTGACCAGGGTTTCCGGTGTTTTAACGTACTCAGCGGTGCTGCCAGCATCCACCGTGCCGAGATGTGTATTCGTCAGGTTATGGGCTGTGGTCGTCCGATCACTCTTCTGCGCCACAACCAACTGTGCTCCGGCAAGCCAATGCGCCAGCGCTTCAATGGTACTGGAGTCTTTATCTGGCATAGAGGTGGCGGCAATATCTCCCAGCTGTTGTGTCAACAGATCAGCTAATGCTGTTTCACCCAGCTGCTCATCGATTATTTGCTGGGCCTTGGATATTACTTGCTCCATCGACTCGGCCGAGTTAAACACTCTGGCAAGATCGTTAAGCACACCTTGCAGGCGTTCGAGATCGGCCTGGGATAAATCAGCAAGAATGGCGTCAATTTCTGGAGTGGCACTGGAAAACTTCTGCTGTTGCGCCATCATCATCTGTAAAACTTCTGCCATCCGCTTCGGTGTCAATGCGTTCAATGCCGCCTGCTGCTCTTCTGGAAGAGACTCAAAGGCCTGGCGCTGCTCATCAGTAAGGGTTACAGCAGGTTCTGGGTCGTTAGCCGCATGCTTAGGGCCGCTTTCAGCAACTGCCCGATCCTCCCCGTCGCTAGCGGGGGGAGTTTGCTTTGCCTCCGGGGCAGCTGCTGTCTCCTTGGTCACCGCTTCACGCGCCTTACTCGGCGGCTGATTTTCATTCCGAACGCCCACTTGACGGGCTGGCTTGTCGTTGCGGACAGTGTTTAAGACATTCGAGAACGGATCCGACTTGCTCTCACGTAGAGAACCCGATTCCGACTTTGCCTGACTACTGGGCCGAGGCGAGAGGGCGTTTAGCAGTGTTGTATCGGTCATTGTCCGACCACTCCTGTATCAAAGCGGCAACACTTGGCCGCCGGCAGAGGTTTAAATAGGTACTAAGGAGTAATCAGCAAAAGCGGTGCCAAAGAGATAGGTATAAGGCGATAGAAGCCGCGGTTAAGCGCTTAGGCGTAAATATCCAACTGCTGTTTGACTTGGGAGAATTCGCTCTGTAGATCCACCAGCAGATGCTCGAGACCGGTGAGATCTGAAGCCGCGGCGCGGACCTCGATTTGCCTGCAGGCTTCCATCAGCCCAGCCGCGCCTATATTTGAAGAGCTACCCTTCAGGCTGTGCGCTGCACGGCGCAACTCTTCGCTCTGCCCGGCCGCCAGAGCTTTTTGCATGGTATTAATTTTAGCTCGCGAATCGCTGACAAAGGTTTCAATCAGCTGTAAAAAGTCGTCTTCCATAACGTCGCGCAAAGCCGCCAGGGCCTCGTGATCTATATGCTGAGCGTTAGACAAAGTTAACCTCCTGTTGAACAAAGCCGGCGGCTGGGCTAATCGTCTACATGCCAGCGATAGGTGGCGCAAACGCTATTCCCAGGTTCTTGATATTCAAGGCTATCACACAGAGACTTAACAAGTTTCAGCCCCCGCCCACTGTAATCATTGACCTCATCTACCTCCAGGCCGTCCAGGTCAAACCCGGGGCCACTGTCTTCCACCGTTATCTGCAGACAGCCACCCTCGGCAAAAGTTTGGTGGGCTAACGTAATGCGGATATAGCCCTCACTGATTTGCTCGGTGCGGGTTTTGCGCAATTGATAATAGTGGTCAAAGCCGTCGGGATCAGCCTTCATGGTAGAGTCTAGCTGCAGCACGCCATGCTCCAGAGCATTACTGTAAAGCTCCGAAATCACGGTATAGAGGGTGCCACTGTGATTACGCAGTCCTGGTACCTCAAGCAGAACGCTCAGCAGCAGAGGCAGTGGGTCAAAAATAGCGAAACTGGATGGTTTCACCTCAAAAACCAAACTCCACTCGGCGAGCCGCGACTGATCTTGAGAGGGCTGACTGGACTCAGAGTATTCGAGCTGCGAGGGCGCCATCACCAATTCGATAAGCGACAGATCGTCGCTTTTTTCACCCTCACCGACAAAGCTTTTCACCTTGGCGAGCAACTCATCAAACATGCATTGTCGCGACTCGTTGCGCGCGAAAGCCGCGAGAATACGCTCCTCGCCAAACATTTCGTCGTCGCTGTTGCGAGCCTCATGGATGCCATCAGACCAGAGATACAAACGCTCTCCGTGATGCAGCTGAAACAAAGCCGCGTCTGCCTTAAAATCTTTGTTATTCAGTACGCCAAGTGGCAAAT from the Gilvimarinus sp. DA14 genome contains:
- a CDS encoding flagellar hook-length control protein FliK, which produces MTDTTLLNALSPRPSSQAKSESGSLRESKSDPFSNVLNTVRNDKPARQVGVRNENQPPSKAREAVTKETAAAPEAKQTPPASDGEDRAVAESGPKHAANDPEPAVTLTDEQRQAFESLPEEQQAALNALTPKRMAEVLQMMMAQQQKFSSATPEIDAILADLSQADLERLQGVLNDLARVFNSAESMEQVISKAQQIIDEQLGETALADLLTQQLGDIAATSMPDKDSSTIEALAHWLAGAQLVVAQKSDRTTTAHNLTNTHLGTVDAGSTAEYVKTPETLVKLTATEQGPDGLDLSLESGKLLESVKASEQGKFAEIAKLHNLFSARGNDEAAASTTNVPAMLSAAQKLSASSEQAPVLQSQLGTRFGTGAWGDAVGQKVLWMARQNITSAELRLDPPDLGPVQVRVSVQNDQAHITFSSQQPVVREALDQNAFRLREMLAEQGMTQVDVNVSEQGQQQGDERGASGSSGTGAVAADESDSSSDTRKSADSVVRLIDQYA
- a CDS encoding Hpt domain-containing protein, whose amino-acid sequence is MSNAQHIDHEALAALRDVMEDDFLQLIETFVSDSRAKINTMQKALAAGQSEELRRAAHSLKGSSSNIGAAGLMEACRQIEVRAAASDLTGLEHLLVDLQSEFSQVKQQLDIYA